One part of the Cystobacter ferrugineus genome encodes these proteins:
- a CDS encoding LuxR C-terminal-related transcriptional regulator — protein MRDAPLRKMDRGVGGKLVLVTAPLGWGKTTLLTQWYRDACAQRLFAWLSLDELDNAPERFFSYLVGAIRRAAPGFDAYIASPLDAQVELPLDHATSVVLRSLWNLGRELVVVLDDFHVLREPALVRAFSYLLEHSPPHVHWVVSSRSLPELGLAKLKLTEQLVTLDSRDLSLDGQAIRELGRRLCDTELAQADAEFLLSRTEGWVAGVKLALLSVGEHSNVGDALRKAIGSNQDVARYLADAVLREQSEEVHEFLVLSSVVDQLNGDLCNALLGITHGPALLANLERAQLFIQPLDSQRQWYRYHALFLDFLRTQLACDYGDRIPWLHRAASAWFAEHQRPDEALRHAFASGDRSWCLELTARCAEAWMREGEMASVLHWTEKLTAEEIIRSPALCVAHLACLILSRRYAQASSALQDARHRLATAHAPSAPERERLSKQLERLTLFHSILSGAAPGSGTELDAWPGHEDPDVFMASALLAAKAYQALRMNRFDAMRRLALRARETLQGLNSPFINGYTDVLIALADRAQGNMKDAAERCEVAFAQANRGRRNQVWVNAATALANARYEQNRLDEAEALCTEVLPLLPQAPAFETCAMAYLVLVRIKSIRGKHTEAWQLLDYLHSVLECGRQTRFLAHVCGEKIRLSLMEQAPERMRVVAQEFGLGERMRRGEWSERRFYDETWERLGLAQAWVLMARGRHGKAHALLETLRASAHDVGYVSRESALLAAIAVGHWRAGDPAAAFAALNRGIALVQRFGFNRGVFDETPGLQEVIVAAATQRKLSHVLPSRYTERYQDVLSAGMSGPREFADPPSAPLEPLTERELQMLKLLAQGLSNQEISERSNVALSTTKWHLRNVFAKLDVTTRTAAIVKAQERLQRNL, from the coding sequence GTGCGTGACGCGCCGCTCCGGAAGATGGACCGGGGCGTCGGCGGCAAGCTGGTGCTGGTGACCGCGCCGCTCGGCTGGGGCAAGACGACGCTGCTGACGCAGTGGTACCGCGACGCGTGCGCGCAGCGGCTGTTCGCGTGGCTGTCGCTCGACGAGCTGGACAACGCGCCCGAGCGCTTCTTCTCATATCTGGTGGGGGCGATCCGCCGGGCCGCTCCGGGCTTCGACGCGTACATCGCGAGCCCGCTCGACGCGCAGGTGGAGCTTCCGCTCGACCACGCCACGTCTGTCGTGCTGCGGAGCCTGTGGAACCTGGGACGCGAACTGGTGGTGGTGCTCGACGACTTCCATGTGCTGCGCGAGCCCGCGCTGGTGCGGGCCTTTTCGTACCTGCTCGAGCACTCGCCACCGCACGTTCACTGGGTCGTCTCGTCGCGAAGCCTGCCCGAGCTGGGCCTGGCGAAGCTCAAGCTCACCGAGCAACTGGTGACGCTCGACAGCCGTGACCTGAGCCTGGATGGCCAGGCCATCCGCGAGCTGGGACGGCGCCTGTGTGACACCGAACTCGCGCAAGCCGACGCCGAGTTCCTGCTCTCCCGCACCGAGGGATGGGTCGCCGGCGTGAAGCTGGCGCTGCTGTCGGTGGGCGAGCACTCGAACGTGGGGGATGCGCTGCGCAAGGCCATCGGCTCCAATCAGGACGTGGCGCGCTACCTCGCGGACGCGGTGCTGCGCGAGCAGAGCGAGGAGGTGCACGAGTTCCTGGTGCTGAGTTCGGTGGTGGACCAGCTCAACGGCGACCTGTGCAACGCGCTGCTGGGCATCACCCATGGCCCGGCATTGCTGGCGAACCTCGAGCGGGCGCAGCTCTTCATCCAGCCGCTCGACTCCCAGCGTCAGTGGTACCGCTACCACGCCCTGTTCCTCGACTTCCTGAGGACCCAGCTCGCGTGCGACTACGGCGACCGCATCCCCTGGCTGCATCGGGCGGCGAGCGCGTGGTTCGCCGAGCACCAGCGGCCGGACGAGGCGCTGAGGCACGCGTTCGCCTCCGGAGACCGGAGCTGGTGCCTCGAGCTCACGGCGCGTTGCGCGGAGGCGTGGATGCGCGAGGGGGAGATGGCCTCCGTGCTCCACTGGACGGAGAAGCTGACGGCGGAGGAGATCATCCGCTCCCCGGCGCTGTGCGTGGCGCACCTCGCGTGCCTCATCCTGTCCCGGCGCTACGCGCAGGCCTCCTCGGCGCTACAGGACGCCAGGCACCGCCTCGCGACCGCGCACGCCCCGTCCGCGCCGGAGCGCGAGCGGCTGTCGAAGCAGCTCGAGCGCCTCACGCTGTTCCACTCCATCCTGTCCGGCGCGGCCCCGGGCTCCGGCACCGAGCTGGACGCGTGGCCGGGTCATGAGGACCCGGACGTCTTCATGGCGAGCGCGCTGCTGGCGGCGAAGGCCTACCAGGCGCTCCGGATGAACAGGTTCGACGCGATGCGCCGGCTCGCGCTGCGCGCGCGCGAGACACTGCAGGGACTCAACAGCCCCTTCATCAACGGCTACACGGACGTCCTCATCGCGCTGGCGGACCGGGCGCAGGGGAACATGAAGGACGCGGCGGAGCGGTGCGAAGTGGCCTTCGCGCAGGCGAACCGCGGCCGGCGCAACCAGGTGTGGGTGAACGCGGCGACGGCACTGGCCAACGCCCGCTACGAGCAGAACCGGCTCGACGAGGCCGAGGCGCTCTGCACCGAGGTGCTGCCATTGTTGCCGCAGGCGCCCGCGTTCGAGACCTGCGCGATGGCCTACCTCGTGCTGGTCCGGATCAAGTCCATCCGCGGGAAGCACACGGAGGCCTGGCAGCTCCTGGACTACCTCCACAGCGTCCTCGAGTGCGGCCGCCAGACGCGCTTCCTCGCCCATGTCTGCGGCGAGAAGATCCGGCTCAGCCTGATGGAGCAGGCGCCGGAGCGCATGAGGGTGGTGGCGCAGGAGTTCGGCCTGGGCGAGCGCATGCGGCGCGGAGAGTGGAGCGAGCGGCGCTTCTACGACGAGACCTGGGAGCGGCTCGGGCTGGCGCAGGCGTGGGTGCTGATGGCGCGCGGGCGGCACGGCAAGGCGCACGCGCTGCTGGAGACGCTGCGGGCCAGCGCCCATGACGTGGGCTACGTGTCCCGGGAGAGCGCGCTGCTCGCGGCGATCGCGGTGGGCCACTGGCGAGCCGGAGATCCCGCGGCGGCGTTCGCCGCGCTCAACCGCGGCATCGCGCTGGTGCAGCGGTTCGGCTTCAACCGCGGCGTGTTCGACGAGACGCCGGGGCTGCAGGAGGTCATCGTCGCGGCCGCCACCCAGCGCAAGCTGAGCCACGTGCTGCCCTCCCGTTACACCGAGCGGTACCAGGACGTGCTCTCGGCGGGGATGAGTGGGCCGCGGGAGTTCGCGGACCCGCCCAGCGCACCGCTCGAGCCGCTCACCGAGCGCGAGCTCCAGATGCTCAAGCTGCTCGCGCAGGGGCTGAGCAACCAGGAGATCAGCGAGCGCTCCAACGTGGCGCTCTCCACCACGAAGTGGCACCTGCGCAACGTGTTCGCCAAGCTCGACGTGACCACCCGCACCGCGGCCATCGTGAAGGCCCAGGAGAGACTCCAGCGGAACCTGTGA
- the kdgD gene encoding 5-dehydro-4-deoxyglucarate dehydratase — MTQMTPLDMARQLGKGLLSFPVTHFDATLAFDERAYRANLASLSEYPVAGLFAAGGTGEFFSLTADEVNRVVKAAVEESRGKVPVIAPTGYGTAMAKDLARAAEAAGADGLLLLPPYLTECDRDGIAAHVEAVCASTKLGVIFYSRANAVLDDVTLARLCERCPNLVGFKDGVGDIETMTRIHQRIGDRLMYIGGLPTAETFALPYLEMGVTTYSSAIFNFLPRFALRFYDAVRARDLATVSAGLREFVLPYIAIRNRKKGYAVSIVKAGMRAMGRSAGPVRPPLVDLTESEFGELKALLAGRS, encoded by the coding sequence ATGACGCAGATGACTCCGTTGGATATGGCCAGGCAGCTCGGTAAGGGGTTGCTCTCCTTTCCCGTCACGCACTTCGACGCGACGCTCGCTTTCGACGAGCGCGCCTATCGCGCCAACCTGGCGTCGTTGAGCGAGTACCCCGTGGCGGGCCTGTTCGCGGCCGGCGGGACGGGCGAGTTCTTCTCCCTCACGGCGGACGAGGTGAACCGGGTCGTCAAGGCGGCGGTGGAGGAGTCGCGTGGCAAGGTTCCGGTGATCGCTCCGACCGGCTATGGCACCGCGATGGCGAAGGATCTCGCCCGGGCCGCCGAGGCCGCGGGCGCGGACGGCCTGCTGCTGCTGCCGCCCTATCTCACCGAGTGCGACCGGGACGGCATCGCCGCGCACGTCGAGGCGGTGTGCGCCTCCACCAAACTGGGCGTCATCTTCTACAGCCGCGCCAACGCCGTGCTGGATGACGTCACGCTCGCGCGTCTGTGCGAGCGCTGCCCCAACCTGGTCGGCTTCAAGGACGGGGTGGGTGACATCGAGACGATGACGCGCATCCACCAGCGCATCGGAGACCGCCTCATGTACATCGGCGGACTGCCCACGGCGGAGACCTTCGCCCTGCCGTACCTGGAGATGGGCGTCACCACCTACTCCTCGGCGATCTTCAACTTCCTGCCGCGGTTCGCGCTGCGCTTCTATGACGCCGTCCGTGCGCGTGACCTCGCGACCGTGTCGGCGGGCCTGCGTGAGTTCGTGCTCCCGTACATCGCCATCCGCAACCGCAAGAAGGGTTACGCGGTCTCCATCGTGAAGGCGGGTATGCGCGCGATGGGCCGTTCCGCCGGCCCCGTGCGTCCTCCGCTGGTGGACCTCACCGAGAGCGAGTTCGGTGAGCTCAAGGCCCTTCTCGCCGGGCGCTCCTGA
- a CDS encoding LysR substrate-binding domain-containing protein: MFEFSQLRCFVAVAEELHFGRAATRLSMTQPPLSRQVQLLEHHLRTQLFERTSRTVKLTPAGRAFLPEARRLLSLAESAAFSAQRVASGDAGTLTLGFTAASGYNYLPGLISAMRSRLPGVDLVLKELVTTAQVDSLMSRQLDVGLVRVPVDHRDFASRCVLREPLIAAIPRTHRLAGQPFVTLGDFERQPFIMYSPYEAQYLHNLVLSVFGRAGVAPRYVQNMSQIHSILALVRAEMGLALVPEAAAALNFEGVVFKAVEMEPARPVELFLAWSRTNDNPVLGPFLETVFAASGVGPEARPS, encoded by the coding sequence ATGTTCGAGTTCAGCCAGCTCCGCTGCTTCGTGGCCGTCGCCGAGGAACTGCACTTCGGGCGCGCGGCCACACGGCTCAGCATGACCCAGCCGCCGCTCAGCCGGCAGGTGCAGTTGCTGGAGCACCACCTGCGGACGCAGCTCTTCGAGCGCACGAGCCGCACGGTCAAGCTGACCCCCGCGGGCCGCGCCTTCCTTCCGGAAGCACGCCGGCTGCTGAGCCTGGCCGAGAGCGCCGCGTTCAGCGCGCAGCGTGTGGCGAGTGGTGACGCCGGCACCCTCACCCTGGGCTTCACCGCGGCCTCTGGCTACAACTACCTGCCGGGCCTCATCTCCGCCATGCGCTCACGCCTGCCCGGCGTGGACCTGGTCCTCAAGGAGTTGGTGACGACCGCGCAGGTGGATTCCCTGATGTCGAGGCAGCTCGACGTCGGCCTGGTGCGCGTGCCGGTGGATCACCGGGACTTCGCGTCGCGCTGCGTGCTGCGCGAGCCCCTCATCGCCGCGATCCCGCGCACGCATCGGCTCGCCGGGCAGCCGTTCGTGACCCTGGGAGACTTCGAACGCCAGCCCTTCATCATGTACTCGCCCTACGAGGCGCAATACCTCCACAACCTCGTCCTGTCGGTGTTCGGCAGGGCGGGCGTGGCCCCCCGGTACGTGCAGAACATGAGTCAGATCCATTCCATCCTGGCGCTGGTGCGCGCGGAGATGGGTCTGGCGCTCGTCCCGGAGGCCGCGGCGGCCCTCAACTTCGAAGGGGTCGTCTTCAAGGCCGTGGAGATGGAGCCGGCACGGCCCGTCGAACTCTTCCTCGCGTGGAGCCGAACCAACGACAACCCCGTGCTCGGCCCCTTCCTGGAGACGGTGTTCGCCGCGTCGGGTGTCGGGCCGGAGGCCCGGCCCTCGTAA
- the garD gene encoding galactarate dehydratase, whose protein sequence is MQTQPLTIRMHDKDNVAIVANDGGLPAGTVLPNGLVLKDRVPQGHKVALVDLPRGQAVLRYGVPIGYALEDIASGSWVHERLLDMPAARGLEDLPISTEKAAPLPPLEGYTFEGYRNPDGSVGTRNILAITQTVQCVAGVTEFAVQRIKAELLPRYPNVDDVVALEHGYGCGVAIDVPDAIVPIRTLRNISLNPNFGGEVMMVSLGCEKLQPERLLPPGSLPVVGQRGGVQGDAKPSVVCLQDDSHTGFMSMVASIMRQAETHLERLNARRRETVPASELVVGVQCGGSDAFSGVTANPAVGFCTDLLVRAGASVMFSEVTEVRDGIAQLTARASTPEVAQGMIREMAWYDAYLKRGGADRSANTTPGNKKGGLSNIVEKAMGSIVKSGSAPISGVLSPGEKLKTKGLTYAATPASDFICGTLQLAAGMNLHVFTTGRGTPYGLAAVPVIKVATRSDLARRWHDLMDVNAGTIADGSASIEEVGWELFRFMLDVASGRKKTWAEQWKLHNALVLFNPAPVT, encoded by the coding sequence ATGCAGACGCAACCCCTCACCATTCGCATGCACGACAAGGACAACGTCGCCATCGTCGCCAACGATGGTGGGTTGCCGGCGGGAACGGTGCTGCCCAATGGGCTCGTGCTCAAGGACCGTGTGCCGCAAGGGCACAAGGTCGCGCTGGTGGATCTGCCGCGGGGCCAGGCAGTCCTGCGCTACGGGGTGCCGATCGGCTACGCCCTGGAGGACATCGCGTCCGGAAGCTGGGTACACGAGCGCCTGCTCGACATGCCGGCGGCGCGTGGGCTGGAGGATCTCCCCATCTCCACCGAGAAGGCCGCGCCACTGCCGCCGCTGGAGGGCTACACGTTCGAGGGCTACCGCAACCCGGATGGCTCCGTGGGCACGCGCAACATCCTGGCGATCACCCAGACGGTCCAATGCGTGGCGGGCGTCACGGAGTTCGCCGTCCAGCGCATCAAGGCCGAACTGCTGCCCAGATATCCGAACGTGGATGATGTCGTGGCCCTGGAGCATGGCTATGGCTGTGGCGTGGCGATCGACGTGCCTGATGCGATCGTGCCGATCCGGACCTTGCGCAACATCAGCCTCAACCCGAACTTCGGCGGCGAGGTGATGATGGTGAGCCTGGGCTGCGAGAAGCTACAGCCCGAGCGCCTGCTGCCACCCGGCTCGCTCCCGGTCGTCGGTCAGCGGGGGGGCGTCCAGGGGGACGCGAAGCCGAGCGTGGTCTGCCTGCAGGACGACAGCCACACCGGTTTCATGTCGATGGTGGCGAGCATCATGCGGCAGGCCGAGACCCATCTGGAGCGCCTGAACGCGCGAAGACGTGAAACCGTGCCGGCCAGCGAGCTGGTGGTGGGTGTCCAGTGCGGCGGCAGCGATGCGTTCTCGGGGGTGACGGCCAACCCCGCGGTTGGCTTCTGCACCGACCTGTTGGTGCGTGCTGGCGCCAGCGTGATGTTCTCGGAAGTGACCGAGGTGCGTGATGGCATCGCCCAACTGACCGCACGCGCCAGCACCCCGGAGGTGGCACAGGGCATGATCCGGGAGATGGCGTGGTACGACGCCTACCTCAAGCGCGGCGGTGCCGACCGGAGCGCCAACACCACGCCGGGCAACAAGAAGGGCGGCCTGTCCAACATCGTCGAAAAGGCGATGGGCTCCATCGTCAAGTCCGGCTCGGCGCCGATTTCCGGGGTGCTGTCGCCAGGAGAGAAGCTCAAGACGAAGGGGCTCACGTACGCGGCCACTCCCGCGAGCGACTTCATCTGCGGCACGCTGCAACTGGCCGCGGGCATGAACCTGCATGTCTTCACCACTGGTCGTGGCACGCCCTACGGTCTGGCCGCGGTCCCGGTGATCAAGGTCGCCACGCGCAGCGACCTGGCGCGGCGCTGGCATGACCTGATGGACGTGAACGCCGGCACCATCGCGGATGGCTCCGCCAGCATCGAGGAGGTGGGGTGGGAACTCTTCCGCTTCATGCTGGACGTGGCCAGTGGCCGCAAGAAGACGTGGGCGGAACAGTGGAAGCTGCACAACGCACTGGTGCTGTTCAATCCCGCTCCCGTGACGTGA
- the gudD gene encoding glucarate dehydratase has product MTTQPVVGRNEAPTVTRVRVIPVAGHDGMLLNLSGAHAPFFTRNVVVLEDSAGHTGVGEVPGGEAIRQTLEEAIPLVLGQRLGNHRNILNSVRQRFARRDDGGRGQQTFDLRVTIHAVAALECALLDLLGQFLEVPVAALLGDGQQRERVDVLGYLFYVGDRKRTDLPYRSEPDAKDDWLRLRHEEALTPEAVVRLAEAAYARYGFRDFKLKGGVLRGEEEMAAVTALAERFPDARITLDPNGCWSLEEAVRLCRGLGDVLAYAEDPCGPERGYSGREIMAEFRRQTRLPTATNMIATDWREMGHAIQLGSVDIPLADPHFWTMQGSVRVAQMCAEWGLTWGSHSNNHFDISLAMFTHVAAAAPGRITAIDTHWIWQDGQRLTREPLRISGGQLTVPDRPGLGVELDMDQLERAHSLYRAQALGARNDAAAMQYLVPGWKFDPKRPCLMC; this is encoded by the coding sequence ATGACGACGCAACCGGTGGTGGGACGCAACGAGGCGCCAACGGTGACGCGGGTTCGCGTCATCCCGGTGGCGGGGCACGACGGGATGCTCCTGAACCTGAGCGGTGCCCATGCTCCCTTCTTCACTCGCAACGTGGTGGTCCTCGAGGACAGCGCGGGCCACACGGGCGTGGGTGAGGTGCCCGGCGGTGAAGCCATCCGCCAGACGCTCGAGGAGGCCATCCCGCTCGTGCTCGGGCAGCGCCTGGGCAACCATCGCAACATCCTCAACTCGGTGCGCCAGCGCTTCGCGCGCCGTGACGACGGTGGGCGCGGGCAGCAGACCTTCGACCTGCGGGTGACGATCCACGCCGTGGCGGCACTCGAGTGCGCGCTGCTCGATCTGCTCGGCCAGTTCCTCGAGGTGCCCGTGGCGGCGCTGCTCGGCGATGGGCAACAGCGCGAGCGCGTCGACGTGCTCGGCTATCTCTTCTACGTGGGCGACCGGAAGCGGACGGATCTGCCCTACCGGTCCGAGCCAGACGCGAAGGATGACTGGCTGCGGTTGCGCCACGAGGAGGCGCTGACGCCGGAGGCGGTGGTGCGGCTCGCCGAGGCCGCGTACGCGCGCTACGGCTTCCGGGACTTCAAGCTCAAGGGCGGCGTGCTGCGGGGCGAGGAGGAGATGGCGGCGGTGACGGCGCTCGCCGAGCGCTTTCCGGACGCGCGCATCACCCTGGACCCCAACGGCTGTTGGTCGTTGGAGGAGGCGGTGAGGCTGTGCCGCGGCCTCGGAGACGTGCTCGCCTATGCCGAGGACCCCTGCGGCCCGGAGCGGGGCTACTCGGGTCGCGAGATCATGGCGGAGTTCCGCCGGCAGACGCGTCTCCCGACGGCGACGAACATGATCGCCACCGACTGGCGCGAGATGGGACACGCCATCCAACTGGGCTCGGTGGACATCCCGCTGGCCGATCCGCACTTCTGGACGATGCAGGGGTCGGTGCGCGTCGCGCAGATGTGCGCCGAGTGGGGTTTGACCTGGGGCTCGCACTCCAACAACCACTTTGACATCTCGCTGGCGATGTTCACCCACGTGGCCGCGGCGGCGCCCGGGCGCATCACCGCCATCGACACGCACTGGATCTGGCAGGACGGCCAGCGCCTGACGCGCGAGCCGCTGCGCATCTCCGGCGGGCAGTTGACGGTCCCGGATCGCCCCGGTCTGGGCGTGGAACTGGATATGGACCAGCTCGAGCGTGCCCACTCCCTCTACCGCGCCCAGGCGCTGGGGGCGCGCAACGACGCGGCCGCCATGCAGTACCTGGTGCCGGGGTGGAAGTTCGACCCCAAGCGCCCCTGCCTCATGTGTTGA
- a CDS encoding MFS transporter → MEDVSTVSTVGERTRTRVRYFVLFMVFIVTTLNFADRATLSITGSTMQKELGLDSVQMGYLFSAFAWAYVLGQLPGGWLLDRFGTKRVYAWSIALWSFFTLLAGVVGALPAASVVGAFFLCRLMVGFAEAPAFPGNSRLVAAWFPTAERGTASAIFNSAQYFATVLFTPLMAYITHAHGWRSVYFVMGGLGLALAALWLFVIHEPKAHPRISRAELEYIERGGGLVSLEQGAAAKAPLQRGALKQLLANRMMMGIYVGQYCINTLTYFFLTWFPVYLVQERGMSILKAGFVSSLPAVAGFIGGVLGGVISDGLVRRGHSLTFARKTPIVAGMLMSTSMVVCNYVDSQWLVVAIMSLAFFGKGVGALGWAVMSDTSPKQIAGLSGGVFNTFGNMAGITTPIIIGYLLKQSGSFAAALVFVGANALLAIFCYLLVVGEIRRLELKPA, encoded by the coding sequence ATGGAAGACGTATCCACCGTGAGCACCGTGGGCGAACGGACACGCACCCGTGTGCGCTACTTCGTTCTGTTCATGGTGTTCATCGTCACCACGCTGAACTTCGCGGATCGCGCGACCCTCTCCATCACCGGCTCGACGATGCAGAAGGAGCTGGGGCTGGATTCGGTGCAGATGGGCTACCTGTTCTCCGCGTTCGCCTGGGCGTACGTGCTGGGACAGCTCCCCGGTGGCTGGCTGCTCGACCGCTTCGGCACCAAGCGCGTCTATGCGTGGAGCATTGCCCTCTGGTCGTTCTTCACGCTGCTGGCGGGGGTGGTGGGCGCGCTGCCCGCCGCCTCCGTGGTGGGGGCGTTCTTCCTCTGCCGGCTGATGGTCGGCTTCGCCGAGGCACCGGCGTTCCCGGGCAACAGCCGTCTCGTGGCGGCCTGGTTCCCCACCGCCGAGCGAGGCACGGCGTCCGCCATCTTCAACTCGGCGCAGTATTTCGCCACCGTGCTCTTCACGCCTCTCATGGCGTACATCACCCATGCCCACGGCTGGCGGAGCGTCTATTTCGTGATGGGCGGTCTGGGCCTCGCGCTGGCGGCGCTGTGGCTGTTCGTCATTCACGAGCCCAAGGCCCACCCGCGCATCAGCCGCGCGGAGCTCGAGTACATCGAGCGCGGCGGCGGGCTCGTGAGCCTCGAGCAGGGCGCGGCGGCCAAGGCCCCCCTTCAGCGGGGTGCCCTCAAACAACTGCTCGCCAACCGCATGATGATGGGCATCTACGTGGGCCAGTACTGCATCAACACGCTGACCTATTTCTTCCTCACCTGGTTCCCGGTGTACCTGGTGCAGGAGCGCGGGATGTCCATCCTCAAGGCGGGCTTCGTCTCGTCGCTGCCGGCGGTGGCGGGGTTCATCGGTGGCGTGTTGGGTGGCGTGATCTCCGACGGCCTGGTGCGCCGCGGCCACTCGCTCACCTTCGCGCGCAAGACGCCCATCGTGGCCGGGATGCTGATGTCCACGAGCATGGTGGTGTGCAACTACGTGGACTCTCAGTGGCTGGTCGTCGCGATCATGTCCCTGGCCTTCTTCGGCAAGGGCGTGGGCGCGCTGGGCTGGGCGGTGATGTCGGACACCTCGCCCAAGCAGATCGCGGGCCTGAGCGGCGGGGTCTTCAACACCTTTGGCAACATGGCGGGCATCACCACGCCCATCATCATCGGTTACCTCTTGAAGCAGAGCGGCTCCTTCGCCGCCGCGCTCGTGTTCGTGGGCGCCAACGCCTTGCTCGCCATCTTCTGCTACCTGCTGGTCGTCGGTGAGATCCGGCGCCTGGAGCTGAAGCCGGCGTAG
- a CDS encoding aldehyde dehydrogenase (NADP(+)), which translates to MATQSEALTGEMFIGAARVRGAAGTFRGHDPARGAWLEPAYGGGTPADVERACQLAWAAFDAFRDTDLETRARLLETAAQRILDLGDALIERACAESGLPRGRIEGERGRTVGQLRLFAEVVRGGEWLEARIDPALPQRQPAPRSDLRQRHIAVGPVAVFGASNFPLAFSVAGGDTASALAAGCPVVVKAHNAHPGTSELVGRALRQAVADCGLPEGVFSLLFASGNEVGTALVADPRIKSVGFTGSRRGGTALMKVAAARAEPIPVFAEMSSINPVYLLPAALTARGADIGRKFVASLTLGAGQFCTNPGLVLAVESPGLDTFIEAAAAVLRDSPCATMLTPGIHAAYDEGVGRLTAHSRVKSVARGVATNGPNQSRAALFTTDAGSFLGDPALQEEVFGSSSLVVRCESVEAVRAVTEHLEGQLTATLQMDEADIPLARQLLPVLERKAGRILVNGFPTGVEVCHAMVHGGPFPATSDPRATSVGSLAIRRFLRPVCYQDLPQELLPQSLRDGNPLELWRRVDGKLVPPSEPRR; encoded by the coding sequence ATGGCGACCCAATCCGAGGCACTCACTGGAGAGATGTTCATTGGCGCGGCGCGGGTGCGCGGCGCGGCGGGGACGTTCCGCGGACACGACCCGGCGCGTGGCGCATGGCTCGAGCCGGCCTACGGCGGCGGCACTCCGGCCGACGTGGAGCGGGCCTGCCAGCTCGCGTGGGCGGCGTTCGACGCGTTCCGCGACACCGACCTCGAGACGCGCGCCCGCCTGCTCGAGACGGCGGCCCAGCGCATTCTCGACCTGGGAGACGCGCTGATCGAGCGGGCCTGCGCGGAGTCGGGACTCCCGCGCGGGCGCATCGAGGGCGAGCGGGGCCGCACGGTCGGCCAGCTGCGGCTCTTCGCGGAGGTCGTGCGCGGGGGCGAGTGGCTGGAGGCGCGGATCGATCCCGCCCTGCCGCAGCGCCAGCCCGCGCCGCGCTCCGATCTGCGCCAGCGTCACATCGCCGTGGGGCCCGTGGCGGTGTTCGGCGCGAGCAACTTCCCGCTGGCCTTCTCGGTGGCGGGTGGAGACACCGCGTCCGCGCTCGCGGCGGGCTGTCCCGTCGTGGTGAAGGCGCACAACGCCCACCCGGGCACCTCGGAGCTCGTCGGGCGCGCGCTCCGCCAGGCGGTGGCCGACTGTGGCCTCCCCGAGGGCGTCTTCTCGCTCCTCTTCGCCTCGGGCAACGAGGTCGGCACCGCGCTCGTGGCGGACCCGCGCATCAAGTCGGTGGGCTTCACCGGCTCGCGACGCGGAGGCACCGCGCTGATGAAGGTCGCCGCCGCCCGCGCCGAGCCCATTCCGGTCTTCGCCGAGATGAGCAGCATCAACCCGGTGTACCTCCTGCCGGCCGCCTTGACGGCGCGCGGAGCGGACATCGGGCGGAAGTTCGTGGCCTCGCTCACGCTGGGCGCGGGGCAGTTCTGCACCAACCCGGGTCTGGTGCTCGCGGTCGAGAGCCCGGGCCTCGACACCTTCATCGAGGCCGCCGCCGCGGTGCTGCGTGACAGTCCGTGCGCGACGATGCTCACGCCCGGCATCCACGCGGCGTACGACGAGGGGGTGGGGCGCCTGACGGCCCATTCCCGGGTGAAGTCGGTCGCGCGCGGAGTGGCCACGAATGGGCCGAACCAGAGCCGCGCCGCCCTTTTCACGACCGATGCGGGCAGCTTCCTGGGCGATCCCGCGCTGCAGGAGGAGGTGTTCGGTTCCTCCTCCCTGGTGGTGCGCTGCGAGAGCGTGGAGGCGGTGCGCGCCGTGACCGAGCACCTGGAGGGGCAGCTCACCGCGACGCTCCAGATGGACGAGGCCGACATTCCCCTGGCGCGCCAGTTGTTGCCCGTCCTCGAGCGCAAGGCGGGGCGCATCCTCGTCAACGGCTTCCCCACGGGCGTCGAGGTGTGCCACGCCATGGTTCACGGTGGCCCCTTCCCGGCCACGTCCGATCCGCGCGCCACCTCGGTCGGCTCGCTCGCCATCCGGCGCTTCCTGCGTCCCGTCTGCTACCAGGATCTGCCGCAGGAACTGCTGCCCCAGTCGCTGCGCGATGGCAACCCGCTCGAGCTGTGGCGGCGGGTGGACGGGAAGCTCGTTCCGCCCTCCGAGCCACGCCGCTGA